From Pelosinus fermentans DSM 17108, the proteins below share one genomic window:
- a CDS encoding sulfide/dihydroorotate dehydrogenase-like FAD/NAD-binding protein, producing the protein MYKILVKQQLAPSVQLFEVEAPLIAKKAKPGQFVILRVNDHGERIPLTIADFNRKKGSVTLIFQEVGASTLELGRLQQGDFLLDLVGPLGKPTHIEKFGTVVCVGGGIGIAPVYPIARGLKEAGNEVISIIGARSEEILIYEEEMAAVSDQLIITTDDGSKGIKALVTQPLKELLDSDKSISLVVAIGPVIMMKFVAETTRPYGVPTVVSLNPIMVDGTGMCGGCRVSVGQENKFACVDGPEFDAHKVDFESLMARQRMYKPHEKQHSEHIAGKREEGCKCHSH; encoded by the coding sequence GTGTATAAAATTCTTGTAAAACAGCAGTTGGCACCAAGTGTTCAACTTTTTGAGGTGGAGGCACCTCTTATTGCTAAAAAAGCCAAACCAGGACAATTTGTTATTTTGCGTGTAAATGACCATGGGGAGCGTATTCCTCTAACCATTGCCGATTTTAATCGGAAAAAGGGCAGTGTTACCCTTATTTTTCAAGAAGTAGGCGCATCTACTCTTGAGTTAGGCCGCTTACAACAAGGGGATTTCTTATTAGATTTAGTTGGTCCTTTAGGTAAACCTACTCATATTGAGAAGTTTGGTACGGTAGTCTGTGTAGGCGGTGGTATCGGTATAGCACCAGTATATCCTATCGCTCGTGGTCTGAAAGAAGCAGGTAATGAAGTGATTTCCATTATTGGTGCTCGTTCTGAAGAGATTTTAATTTATGAAGAAGAAATGGCAGCAGTCAGTGATCAATTGATTATTACAACAGATGATGGCTCAAAGGGGATTAAAGCGTTGGTTACCCAACCACTAAAAGAGTTATTAGACTCCGATAAAAGCATCAGTCTAGTAGTCGCGATCGGTCCTGTTATTATGATGAAATTTGTTGCAGAAACAACCAGACCCTATGGTGTTCCTACAGTCGTCAGCCTGAACCCGATCATGGTGGATGGTACTGGCATGTGCGGCGGCTGTAGAGTTTCCGTCGGTCAGGAGAATAAATTTGCTTGTGTTGACGGTCCCGAATTTGATGCTCATAAAGTTGACTTTGAAAGTTTAATGGCCCGGCAGCGTATGTACAAGCCTCATGAAAAACAGCATAGTGAGCATATTGCTGGTAAAAGAGAGGAGGGCTGTAAATGTCACTCTCACTAA
- the gltA gene encoding NADPH-dependent glutamate synthase — MSLSLNKNPMPEQEPKVRAKNFSEVSLGYTEELAKAEAARCLQCKTAPCRKGCPVQVDIPAFIKEVKEGNMDVAIAKIKEVNSLPAVCGRVCPQEEQCEKYCVLAKRGEAVGIGRLERYVADTARNKGEHITAIDYAPDAQKVAVIGSGPAGLAVAGDLAKKGYKVTIFEALHLPGGVLMYGIPEFRLPKDEVVQVEINNLRKLGVEIVVNAVIGSTFTVDELMEEEGFDAVFIGTGAGLPYFMGVPGENLNGVYSANEFLTRCNLMKAYRFPECGTPIHVGKKVAVVGGGNVAMDGARTALRLGAERSYIVYRRSEAELPARLEEIHHAKEEGIDFQFLTAPTAVIGNKDGWVTGLQCVRMELGEPDASGRRRPIEIPNSEFILEVDTVIIAIGQGPNPLVQSTTKGLETNKKGNIAAHEETGVTSKPGVFAGGDIVTGAATVILAMGAGKKAAAAIDSYLQEKKAK, encoded by the coding sequence ATGTCACTCTCACTAAATAAAAACCCAATGCCAGAGCAAGAACCTAAAGTACGGGCAAAGAATTTTTCCGAGGTAAGCCTTGGTTATACGGAAGAACTGGCAAAAGCAGAAGCGGCACGCTGCCTGCAATGCAAAACAGCACCTTGCCGTAAAGGATGCCCTGTACAGGTTGATATTCCTGCTTTTATTAAAGAAGTAAAAGAAGGAAATATGGACGTAGCCATAGCAAAAATAAAAGAAGTGAATAGCCTTCCAGCAGTTTGTGGCAGGGTATGTCCGCAAGAAGAGCAATGTGAAAAATACTGTGTATTGGCAAAGAGAGGGGAAGCAGTAGGTATTGGTCGTCTAGAACGCTATGTGGCGGATACTGCACGGAATAAAGGGGAACATATCACTGCCATTGATTATGCCCCTGATGCACAGAAAGTAGCTGTCATTGGTTCTGGACCGGCAGGCCTGGCCGTAGCAGGTGATTTAGCGAAAAAGGGGTATAAAGTTACGATTTTTGAAGCCTTGCATTTGCCAGGCGGCGTTTTGATGTATGGTATTCCCGAATTTCGTTTGCCAAAGGACGAGGTAGTACAAGTAGAGATTAACAATCTACGCAAGCTCGGCGTGGAAATTGTTGTGAATGCTGTAATTGGCAGTACTTTTACCGTTGATGAACTCATGGAAGAAGAAGGCTTTGATGCTGTATTTATTGGTACAGGAGCAGGACTTCCTTACTTTATGGGAGTACCAGGAGAGAATTTGAATGGTGTCTATTCTGCCAATGAATTTTTGACTCGCTGCAATTTGATGAAAGCCTATCGTTTCCCGGAATGCGGTACACCCATCCATGTAGGAAAAAAAGTAGCGGTTGTCGGTGGTGGCAACGTTGCCATGGATGGAGCAAGAACTGCTCTGCGTTTAGGTGCAGAACGCTCCTATATCGTATATCGCCGTTCGGAAGCGGAGTTGCCAGCTAGATTAGAAGAGATTCATCATGCAAAAGAAGAAGGCATTGATTTTCAATTTCTCACAGCTCCTACCGCTGTAATCGGCAATAAGGATGGGTGGGTCACAGGTCTTCAATGCGTACGAATGGAGCTGGGTGAACCCGATGCCTCTGGGCGCCGCCGTCCCATTGAAATTCCAAATTCTGAATTTATATTAGAAGTAGACACTGTCATTATCGCCATTGGGCAAGGTCCTAATCCTTTAGTGCAATCTACCACAAAAGGATTAGAGACGAATAAAAAGGGCAACATTGCTGCTCATGAAGAAACTGGAGTTACCAGTAAACCAGGTGTATTTGCTGGTGGTGATATTGTAACAGGTGCAGCCACGGTTATACTAGCCATGGGTGCAGGCAAAAAGGCTGCAGCAGCTATTGACAGTTATCTGCAGGAAAAGAAAGCAAAATAA
- a CDS encoding site-specific integrase has protein sequence MAKGRIENRHKSSYTLIIDEGIDPETGIRKRWSKSVKTDDESEAQRQLDIILGEIANKTFIKSPNLTVEQYFTNWLKTPEAKRLAPKTFTSYKKCVDLRIVPWIGNTKIGDLTRSQLKNFYQRIYEEGRLAGREEDSKKGQPVSKRTVLYHHQVIRRILNHAVYEDEILPRNVADKITIPEPPDQDFDEDEDLVKVFTAEQITTLERHTIDTDYYALVALALRTGMRRGELLALTWDSVDFDKSTIFVKRSISYTPDNGCIYKSTKNKNKRIIEVTSEVLDILNLVKEKQEQAKKDAESNRIENEENDEIIPQYTDNNLIFCRNNGQSIHPDTPSSWFPGFCIDCGLPRLTFHCLRHTHASHLLAEGEDISYVSKRLGHSDITITYKTYFHFIPLEKRDSIKSIESKFKK, from the coding sequence ATGGCAAAAGGTCGCATAGAAAACCGTCATAAAAGTAGTTATACTCTAATAATCGATGAAGGAATTGATCCCGAAACGGGCATAAGAAAACGTTGGTCGAAATCCGTAAAGACCGATGACGAGAGCGAAGCACAACGCCAACTAGATATTATCTTAGGGGAAATAGCTAATAAAACATTTATCAAGTCGCCTAATTTAACTGTAGAACAATACTTCACCAACTGGCTTAAAACACCAGAAGCGAAAAGATTGGCCCCTAAGACGTTTACAAGTTATAAAAAATGCGTAGACCTTCGCATAGTGCCTTGGATCGGTAATACTAAAATTGGAGATTTAACCCGATCTCAATTAAAGAATTTTTATCAGCGAATTTACGAAGAGGGCAGATTGGCTGGCAGAGAGGAAGATAGCAAAAAAGGCCAACCAGTAAGCAAAAGAACCGTCTTATATCACCATCAAGTAATTAGGCGCATTCTCAACCATGCTGTGTATGAAGATGAAATTTTACCTAGGAATGTTGCGGATAAGATTACTATTCCAGAACCGCCGGATCAAGATTTTGACGAAGACGAAGACCTTGTAAAAGTCTTCACAGCAGAGCAAATAACCACGTTGGAACGTCATACCATAGACACTGACTATTACGCATTGGTAGCACTAGCCCTCCGGACGGGAATGAGGCGCGGTGAATTATTAGCTTTAACATGGGATAGTGTTGACTTTGACAAATCAACGATTTTTGTTAAACGTTCTATATCATACACCCCTGACAATGGTTGCATATATAAATCCACTAAGAATAAAAACAAACGCATAATTGAAGTCACTAGTGAGGTACTTGATATATTAAATTTAGTTAAGGAAAAGCAAGAACAAGCTAAAAAAGATGCAGAATCAAATAGAATAGAAAATGAGGAAAATGACGAAATTATACCGCAATATACTGATAATAATTTAATATTTTGCAGGAACAATGGACAGTCTATCCACCCCGACACCCCTTCATCATGGTTCCCTGGATTTTGCATTGATTGTGGACTTCCGCGCTTAACCTTCCACTGCTTACGCCACACACACGCAAGCCACCTACTAGCGGAAGGCGAAGATATTTCATATGTATCAAAAAGATTAGGTCACAGCGATATTACAATAACTTATAAAACATATTTTCATTTTATCCCATTAGAAAAGCGAGATTCTATAAAAAGTATAGAAAGTAAGTTTAAGAAATGA
- a CDS encoding ImmA/IrrE family metallo-endopeptidase: MRKKIAKKLIKKFHTNCPFQIAREMGVVILFERLKDTLGYFNTYKRIKIIHINQELNESEQQFVCAHELGHSILHPEVNTPFLRKNTLFSISKIEREANEFAVELLLPDTLLYEHQDVSLSHLAANSGVPLELLHLKNR; the protein is encoded by the coding sequence ATGCGTAAAAAAATAGCGAAAAAGTTAATTAAAAAATTCCACACAAATTGCCCTTTCCAAATCGCTAGGGAGATGGGCGTAGTTATCCTTTTTGAAAGGTTAAAAGATACCTTGGGATACTTTAATACATACAAACGCATTAAAATAATTCATATCAATCAAGAACTTAACGAATCGGAACAACAATTTGTATGCGCTCATGAACTAGGGCATTCTATTCTTCATCCAGAAGTAAACACGCCTTTTCTTAGAAAAAATACTCTTTTTTCTATTTCTAAAATTGAGCGAGAAGCAAACGAATTTGCTGTTGAACTGTTATTACCAGATACCTTGCTGTATGAACATCAGGACGTGTCATTATCTCATCTTGCAGCAAACAGCGGAGTACCACTGGAATTATTGCATTTAAAAAATAGATAG
- a CDS encoding helix-turn-helix domain-containing protein: protein MVGDNLRNIMMENKIPAKELAGKLGISPTHLSYVINNKRNPSLELMENIANILGVTMSELLKDNDGEGLKEKLPQSSLLPKEERDIARDLEKMLSNLENQEAMSFYDGEPLDEESKELLRISLENSMRLAKQMAKKKFTPNKYKK from the coding sequence ATGGTCGGCGATAATCTTCGCAATATTATGATGGAAAATAAAATTCCAGCTAAAGAACTCGCTGGAAAATTGGGTATAAGCCCAACCCATCTAAGTTATGTCATAAATAACAAAAGAAATCCCAGTTTAGAGTTAATGGAAAACATAGCCAATATTTTGGGTGTTACTATGAGTGAACTGCTTAAAGATAATGATGGTGAAGGTCTAAAGGAAAAGTTACCTCAATCCTCTCTATTACCAAAAGAAGAGCGAGACATTGCCCGCGACTTAGAAAAAATGCTCTCTAATCTAGAGAACCAAGAAGCTATGTCTTTTTACGATGGTGAGCCTTTAGATGAAGAAAGCAAGGAATTGTTGCGTATTTCTTTAGAAAACTCAATGCGCCTCGCCAAACAAATGGCAAAGAAAAAATTCACACCTAATAAATATAAGAAATAG
- a CDS encoding helix-turn-helix domain-containing protein produces MNNIDKIRLKKHLSYGVIAKEAELTPTYIHLLAKSKRTNPSLDAMKKISLALGEKVGYVFPTT; encoded by the coding sequence GTGAACAACATTGACAAAATCAGATTAAAGAAGCACTTAAGTTATGGTGTTATTGCCAAGGAGGCAGAATTAACCCCAACTTATATTCACCTATTGGCAAAAAGTAAACGTACTAATCCAAGCTTAGATGCAATGAAAAAAATATCACTAGCATTAGGAGAGAAAGTAGGATATGTCTTTCCAACAACCTGA
- a CDS encoding excisionase family DNA-binding protein, giving the protein MTCKCGIDLTPKAKFCPECGTPAPKPEPLKESKIEEILTTYEAAEFLKISRWKIYDLIRKKQIPFKEVGTQKRFVKARLIEWMQV; this is encoded by the coding sequence ATGACTTGCAAATGTGGCATAGACCTTACGCCAAAAGCGAAATTTTGCCCTGAGTGCGGAACGCCTGCCCCAAAACCAGAACCATTAAAAGAATCCAAAATAGAAGAAATTCTCACCACTTATGAAGCAGCTGAATTCTTGAAAATATCTCGTTGGAAGATATATGACTTAATCCGTAAAAAGCAAATTCCATTTAAAGAAGTTGGAACGCAAAAACGATTTGTAAAAGCGAGATTGATTGAATGGATGCAAGTCTAA
- the dcm gene encoding DNA (cytosine-5-)-methyltransferase: MQGINVLSLFDGISCGQVALERAGIKVAKYYASEIDKNAIQVTQKNYPNTIQLGDITKWREWNIDWSSIRIVIGGSPCQGFSFAGLQLNFDDPRSKLFFVYAEILEHIKSVNPNVVFLLENVKMKKEYQDVITSYLGVEPIEINSALVSAQNRKRMYWTNIPSITLPKDKGILLKHIVHENADMDYAISGTWARWFKANAEFQLGKKYCSLDANKAITMTARQYASWNGNFVMECLAEYIVPFDKTLQILDKEVKKGKVGYFRQDSQANRVYYIHDKAVTLCGEAGGGAAKMGQYLFGCITPDRINKRQNGQRFSNGNKFYTLTAQDRHGVLVEGYIRKLTPIEGERLQTLPDNYTEGISVPQRYKCLGNGWTADVIVHLLSHADFGQIAKSDYLEIAI; this comes from the coding sequence ATGCAAGGAATCAACGTATTAAGCCTGTTTGATGGAATTAGTTGTGGTCAAGTAGCTCTCGAAAGAGCAGGTATAAAAGTAGCCAAATATTATGCTAGTGAAATTGATAAAAATGCAATTCAAGTTACGCAAAAAAACTATCCTAATACTATTCAGTTAGGTGATATTACAAAATGGCGAGAGTGGAATATTGATTGGTCAAGTATAAGGATTGTAATCGGTGGATCGCCATGTCAGGGATTTAGTTTCGCAGGATTGCAACTTAATTTTGATGATCCGAGAAGTAAACTGTTCTTTGTTTATGCGGAAATTTTAGAACATATTAAATCTGTTAATCCAAATGTAGTATTCTTGCTTGAAAATGTGAAGATGAAAAAAGAGTATCAAGATGTGATAACCAGTTATCTAGGTGTAGAGCCGATAGAGATTAATTCAGCTTTAGTATCAGCACAAAATAGAAAGCGCATGTATTGGACCAACATTCCCAGCATCACATTGCCGAAAGATAAGGGGATTTTGCTTAAACATATAGTTCATGAGAACGCAGATATGGATTATGCCATAAGCGGAACGTGGGCGAGGTGGTTTAAGGCTAATGCTGAGTTTCAACTAGGCAAGAAATATTGTTCGTTAGATGCAAATAAAGCAATCACCATGACGGCGCGACAATACGCAAGTTGGAACGGTAATTTTGTTATGGAGTGCCTAGCGGAATATATAGTGCCGTTTGATAAGACTCTGCAAATATTAGATAAAGAAGTTAAAAAGGGCAAGGTTGGGTATTTCAGGCAAGATAGTCAAGCGAATAGAGTTTACTATATTCACGACAAGGCAGTAACCCTGTGCGGAGAAGCTGGTGGGGGGGCTGCTAAGATGGGTCAGTATTTATTTGGTTGTATCACGCCTGACAGAATTAATAAAAGACAAAATGGTCAAAGGTTTAGCAATGGTAATAAATTTTACACTCTTACAGCGCAAGATCGCCACGGAGTTTTAGTTGAGGGTTACATAAGAAAGTTAACGCCTATAGAGGGTGAAAGGCTACAAACGTTACCCGACAATTACACAGAAGGGATTAGCGTTCCCCAACGTTATAAGTGTCTAGGCAATGGCTGGACAGCAGACGTAATAGTGCATCTTTTATCTCATGCAGATTTTGGACAAATTGCCAAGTCGGATTATTTGGAAATTGCAATTTAA
- a CDS encoding AAA family ATPase, producing the protein MSKKMILMKMIVKNFKGFKDFTLEANGDSLMVFGDNGTGKTSIADAVNWLFFNKDTQNKTDFGIKTMNNGVVIPAISHEVEGVFLIDGNEVSLKKEYVEKYTKKRGGVTSEFTGHETNHFIDGVPKSKGEYEKYIASIVNEDVFRLLTNPAYFNEQLHWKDKRKTLLDICGDISDEDVITSDKSLTTLPSILKGRTLDDHKKVIAARRKAINEELEKIPGLINENNLMKPDLIGLDKELTAAEIEDLTEKRNAKNQEVSRIEQGGEIAEQQKLLSQSESRLLDIQTKFRSETSDIKFVKEQSLRALKMNLVTVQNAIKSKETAVKNLENDIVTYSKNREKLLADWHKENDKVFTSNGDCSCPTCGQSLPKGMIEEAANKALTQFNLKKSSELEFIEKQGKAQAENINNAHKSIDKLRTEIISHGSNKENLETSISVLQLELEAIKIPDIATNAEYANELKFKESVLAKINILQTETNSLIDGLDKEAKELTSQINEKSSTLLKFKQAEDIDKRINELAKKQETLSAEFEKLEQELFLTEQFTRTKVNLLEERINSKFKFTQFKMFDIQVNGGLDECCTALGPNGVPYGAGLNQAARTNVGLDIINTLSDYYGFEAPIFIDNRESVVRLIDTKAQLINLVVSEPDKALRVERVVL; encoded by the coding sequence ATGTCAAAAAAAATGATACTTATGAAAATGATCGTTAAAAACTTTAAGGGTTTTAAGGATTTTACATTAGAGGCAAATGGTGACAGTTTAATGGTCTTTGGAGATAACGGTACAGGTAAGACAAGTATAGCCGATGCAGTTAATTGGTTGTTCTTCAACAAAGATACTCAAAACAAAACTGATTTTGGTATTAAGACTATGAATAATGGCGTAGTTATTCCGGCTATCAGTCATGAGGTTGAAGGTGTGTTTTTGATTGATGGTAACGAAGTTTCTTTGAAAAAAGAGTATGTTGAAAAGTACACTAAAAAGCGCGGCGGCGTTACTAGTGAATTTACTGGTCATGAAACTAATCATTTCATTGACGGAGTGCCAAAGAGCAAGGGAGAGTATGAAAAATATATTGCCAGCATTGTGAATGAAGATGTTTTTAGGCTTCTTACTAATCCTGCATATTTTAATGAGCAATTGCACTGGAAGGACAAGCGTAAAACATTACTTGATATTTGCGGCGATATCTCCGACGAGGATGTAATTACCTCTGATAAATCCCTTACAACATTGCCTAGTATCTTAAAAGGCAGGACGCTAGACGATCATAAAAAGGTGATTGCTGCAAGGCGTAAAGCTATCAATGAGGAACTTGAAAAAATTCCTGGTCTTATTAATGAAAATAACCTTATGAAACCTGATTTAATCGGCCTTGATAAAGAATTAACTGCTGCTGAAATTGAAGACTTGACAGAAAAGCGCAATGCCAAAAACCAAGAAGTAAGCCGTATAGAGCAAGGCGGGGAAATTGCCGAGCAGCAAAAACTTTTAAGTCAATCAGAATCAAGACTGCTTGATATTCAGACCAAATTTAGGTCAGAAACTAGCGATATTAAGTTTGTAAAAGAACAGTCCCTTAGAGCTTTAAAAATGAATTTAGTTACTGTCCAAAACGCTATCAAATCAAAAGAAACAGCAGTTAAAAACCTTGAAAACGATATCGTTACTTATAGTAAAAACCGTGAAAAGTTATTAGCTGATTGGCATAAAGAAAACGATAAAGTTTTTACCTCTAATGGTGATTGCTCTTGTCCAACATGCGGTCAATCTTTACCTAAAGGAATGATTGAAGAAGCTGCTAATAAGGCTTTAACGCAATTTAACCTTAAAAAATCAAGTGAGCTTGAATTTATTGAAAAGCAAGGAAAGGCTCAAGCTGAAAATATTAATAATGCCCATAAATCAATTGATAAATTACGTACAGAAATCATTTCTCATGGTAGTAATAAAGAAAATTTAGAGACTAGTATTTCAGTGTTGCAATTAGAGCTTGAAGCAATTAAAATCCCCGACATTGCAACGAATGCCGAGTACGCTAATGAGCTTAAATTCAAAGAATCAGTTCTGGCCAAAATCAACATTTTGCAAACTGAAACGAACTCGTTGATTGATGGATTAGACAAAGAAGCCAAAGAGCTTACTAGCCAAATTAATGAAAAATCATCTACATTGCTGAAATTTAAACAAGCAGAAGATATAGACAAGCGGATTAATGAATTAGCCAAGAAACAAGAGACTCTTAGTGCTGAATTTGAAAAGCTTGAGCAAGAATTATTTCTCACTGAGCAATTTACACGGACTAAGGTCAATCTACTAGAAGAACGGATAAACAGTAAATTCAAGTTTACTCAATTCAAAATGTTTGATATTCAAGTCAATGGTGGTCTGGATGAATGTTGCACCGCTTTAGGGCCAAACGGCGTACCGTATGGCGCAGGATTAAACCAAGCTGCACGAACTAACGTAGGCCTTGATATCATCAATACTCTATCTGATTATTACGGATTTGAAGCCCCAATCTTCATAGATAATCGCGAGTCAGTTGTAAGGTTGATAGACACAAAAGCGCAGCTTATAAATCTAGTGGTTAGCGAACCAGATAAAGCCTTGAGAGTTGAAAGGGTGGTTTTGTAA
- a CDS encoding recombinase RecT codes for MSNELSTVQSLQGLLSNVGVKKRFEDMLGKKSAGFMSSIMTVTNGNAALQKCDPKTILSAASIAATLDLPINPNLGFAALVPYKTKIDNNFVDVCQFQMMYKGFVQLAMRTAQYEALNCSEVYEGELISRNRVTGQIVFDFDKKISDQIIGYCAYLKMTNGFEKYLYMTAEEVEAHAKKYSQTYKSPKDFIRNKSKWTTDFDAMALKTVLKLLISKWGIMSIDMQTAVLADQSVIKEDKQGNVIDYTYADNTIDISAEDANSELIDIDHEPVKHPEKVDAEKPKQGPNF; via the coding sequence ATGTCAAATGAATTATCAACAGTTCAATCCCTTCAAGGGTTATTAAGTAACGTAGGCGTTAAAAAACGCTTTGAGGATATGCTTGGTAAAAAGTCCGCAGGATTTATGTCTTCGATTATGACTGTTACGAATGGTAATGCAGCTTTGCAGAAATGTGATCCCAAGACTATTCTGTCAGCCGCTAGTATTGCCGCTACATTAGATTTGCCGATTAATCCAAATTTAGGGTTTGCTGCTTTAGTGCCTTATAAAACTAAGATAGATAATAATTTTGTGGACGTTTGCCAGTTTCAAATGATGTACAAGGGATTTGTGCAGCTTGCTATGAGGACTGCACAGTATGAAGCATTAAATTGTTCTGAGGTATACGAAGGAGAGTTAATTTCAAGGAACCGTGTAACTGGTCAAATTGTATTCGACTTTGATAAAAAAATATCTGACCAGATTATTGGGTATTGCGCTTACCTGAAAATGACTAATGGTTTTGAAAAGTATCTTTATATGACCGCGGAAGAAGTAGAGGCCCATGCTAAAAAATATAGCCAAACTTATAAAAGCCCAAAAGATTTTATTCGTAATAAAAGCAAATGGACAACCGACTTTGATGCAATGGCCCTTAAGACGGTTCTTAAGCTGCTAATTAGCAAATGGGGCATTATGAGCATTGACATGCAAACCGCTGTATTAGCGGATCAATCAGTAATAAAGGAAGATAAACAAGGGAACGTTATTGACTACACATATGCCGACAATACGATTGATATATCTGCCGAAGACGCAAATAGTGAGTTAATCGACATAGATCATGAACCTGTAAAGCATC